Below is a window of Perca fluviatilis chromosome 14, GENO_Pfluv_1.0, whole genome shotgun sequence DNA.
TAGCACAATAACATAACCAAAGAAACTCAAGCTTTAAGTAGAAcactcactaaagaaaagaagacaaaatatGACTACAACTTTTAactaaattgaaaaataaaaataaagtaaagaaaGAAACCACTAAATCAACCAAATTAATGTAGGGAGCCAAACCCCTCAGCTACATTCATTCATGTAAAACAGGTGGCTCAGACATTGGCCCAGTAGCCGTGAAGGCAACAGAGGCGTGCAGCAATGGTTACGATACTCAAGATTTTTAAAGGCCAGCAGCAGTCTTGGCAAAACAGCAGCCTCTGCAATTTAAGTGCTAAGCAGCTAACAGGGATCTCCAGCGACTTCAGCGTTCCTAGCgtttacagaaaataataattaacacCAAATAAGTTTAACAAATAAATCCTACCCCATTTAGCCCACATACTGTTCAAGCAGAGTTTTAGTAGACCCAGAGGGAGGCAGCTCCGAGCATGCAAACCGCAGCAGCTATCAGTGTTACTCGCTTTTCATTCACGGCGTTCAACCGGTAAGGTGAAGGATAACCCGCCAACTGAAGATCTATGAGCGTTCAGTATATAATAAATAACGGCAACAAAATAACAGTGAAAATGAGTGGGGAGGCAGCCAAGCCGCTATCATACCTGTAGGCAATGGAGCATGAATCAATTCATCTGTAGTTTTATATTGGGGACCGTTCCCTGACGTACTATAGTAATAATTAAGTTTATCTTTTAGACTTTTGGTAGCTTTaagttacatacagtatattgactTGTTTCCCTCAGAGTACTTTACCCAAAGTCTACTCCCTTCTTTCGGTGTATTTTATTAACCTGGATCTCTATTGCCTCCAGCAGTCTCTCTGTGTTGAGCAGCTGTCTCTCATTATCTCTCTTTGTCTGGTCCAGTTTCCACTGGGCTCGCAGTAGGTCTGCTTTTTCTCTTAGTAGTTCCTCCGGTTTGTCAAACGTCGCCTCTCGCTCTGTTATTTCCTTCTCCACAGCCTGGAGATTCTGCTTGTTTACTTCCCGCtccccctccacctcctccaggaGCTCTTTGAGTCGACCCCTCTGGTTCTCCAGTTCAGTCTTCAACTCCATCAGCGTGCTGACCACATCTTCTCCGTCTTCCTCTGTCTTCAGCGACTCCTTTTGAAgctgtgtgtttctcttcaCCAACTCTGCTTTCTCGCCTTctcaataataaaaacagaaatgttcgTAAGAGTTAAGCAAATAGTAATTCATATCACAATTGTTTTATCTGATAGCATTTGGCTTGTGACATTAAATATATACGacaaatgagacaaaaaaaatataaaaaaatgttttgaactAACTTACGGTTAGTTTGTATAACTtatacatgtaaataatgcTGCATAATacgatttatttttcttcatcgACACAACAGTTACAGTCAAGCCTTTGTTGGCTATGGAAGacggatccccattagctgccACTAAAATAGCAGATACTCTTCCTGGGatccacaaacaacaaaacataacataaaaaaaagtgtaaaacaagACGTACACACAAATAAGTCtcaaaaaaatgtgtgtaagACAAGTAATGTTTTCTGGCTGTTTGCAACAatgctgcttcaaaatgtatatgtaatgtaaaaaaaaaaatcttataaaatatataataaaactgTGATAGATAAATAGAATTGTGACTTACGTTTCCATCTGTAATTGGCACAAGCAGCTAGAATAACATGTAAAGCAAGTTCAACCAGGACACCACGCAGGCTCATGTGGTGACACACTGTGGAAATGGATTCAACCAAATCAGCTGAAATGACAGCAGAACAACACACCATTCACTTTCAAATAAAAGTCCAAATATCTTCAGGTATGGCTgctaattaaaatgaatgttttgGTTCTTCATATCTTGTTGCATCTTTGTAATGCAGATTTGTtttctggaaaccaaaatgcACTTTTGCTAAAAGGATGCCATGTGCAGAACCATGCTTCACTAATGCAAAACTCTTATTTAGGCCTATGTAGTACCTTCAAATGTAATTGAGGCCAGATTtgaaaatgtagaaaatgtaacatttag
It encodes the following:
- the LOC120572202 gene encoding uncharacterized protein LOC120572202 isoform X2, with product MTRKIQPQCTKLDHPLLLCSAADNVTLVHFFLKNPTNRNVTDGLFVKPAFMAVSGSMTLDTVFILRLIHTCGADLVESISTVCHHMSLRGVLVELALHVILAACANYRWKREKAELVKRNTQLQKESLKTEEDGEDVVSTLMELKTELENQRGRLKELLEEVEGEREVNKQNLQAVEKEITEREATFDKPEELLREKADLLRAQWKLDQTKRDNERQLLNTERLLEAIEIQVNKIHRKKGVDFG
- the LOC120572202 gene encoding uncharacterized protein LOC120572202 isoform X3; its protein translation is MTRKIQPQCTKLDHPLLLCSAADNVTNPTNRNVTDGLFVKPAFMAVSGSMTLDTVFILRLIHTCGADLVESISTVCHHMSLRGVLVELALHVILAACANYRWKREKAELVKRNTQLQKESLKTEEDGEDVVSTLMELKTELENQRGRLKELLEEVEGEREVNKQNLQAVEKEITEREATFDKPEELLREKADLLRAQWKLDQTKRDNERQLLNTERLLEAIEIQVNKIHRKKGVDFG